From one Colletotrichum destructivum chromosome 3, complete sequence genomic stretch:
- a CDS encoding Putative hydroxylase/desaturase AsaB, giving the protein MALDKITSNLSEDSVTASLDSPRQVLGSFNYYNGSGIPALNDLTIIEGTSPDNKTYQLPVTDLRSLPTPLSSYTHEKHGFQIVRQPLPISPSPAAVHDHRVMTKEYYPSMTALLKKTLGARCAVVRKHSLRDIPDWAPVGMNPEIGFEIESLAPFSIAHSDYTPAGARGHFRAMKEPDWFVENDVTDGSTTAAERDEFFRLRRAIIDAEDRAVAEAGIGPEVVRGQRTQPRGGHWDWDGANYKGPRYAFFSIWRAWETVRRDPLAVMDMSRPVSRKVEYAPLTRTYRDRPGCVPFYYSQNALIRPLGWRRRRRDSGFAAGAHGDDDDNDDVTGDGEPAWCYLSEQTPEEVYFLKFYDSEALVRRGKGQDDIQLLCPHSAFQVEGAETAPTRRSCELRVWCIW; this is encoded by the coding sequence ATGGCGTTAGACAAGATTACATCAAACCTCTCCGAGGACTCAGTAACTGCTTCTCTCGACAGTCCGCGGCAGGTTTTGGGCTCTTTCAACTACTACAATGGCTCTGGCATCCCCGCTCTCAACGACCTCACCATCATCGAAGGAACATCGCCGGACAATAAGACATACCAGTTGCCCGTGACAGACCTGCGctccctccccacccccctttccaGCTATACGCACGAGAAGCATGGGTTTCAGATTGTGCGTCAACCCCTCCCCATCTCCccttcgccggccgcggTCCACGACCACAGGGTGATGACGAAGGAGTACTACCCCTCCATGACGGCCCTGCTGAAGAAGACCCTCGGCGCGCGCTGCGCCGTCGTGCGCAAGCACTCCCTGCGTGACATACCGGACTGGGCGCCCGTGGGCATGAACCCAGAAATCGGGTTCGAGATCGAGTCCCTGGCGCCCTTCAGCATCGCGCACTCGGACTACACGCCGGCGGGGGCGCGCGGGCACTTCCGCGCGATGAAGGAGCCCGACTGGTTCGTCGAGAACGACGTGACGGacgggtcgacgacggcggcggaaCGCGACGAGTTCTTCCGGCTGCGGCGGGCgatcatcgacgccgaggaccgaGCCGTTGCCGAAGCCGGGATCGGGCCGGAGGTGGTGCGGGGCCAGCGGACGCAGCCGAGGGGCGGCCACTGGGACTGGGACGGCGCCAACTACAAGGGACCGCGATATGCCTTCTTCAGCATCTGGCGCGCGTGGGAGACGGTCCGTCGGGACCCGTTGGCCGTCATGGACATGAGCCGCCCGGTGTCCCGGAAGGTCGAGTACGCCCCCCTGACGCGGACGTACCGGGACCGCCCGGGGTGTGTGCCGTTTTACTACAGCCAGAACGCGCTGATCCGACCCCtgggatggaggaggaggaggagggattcCGGGTTCGCGGCAGGGGCCCatggggacgacgacgacaacgacgacgtgACAGGGGACGGCGAGCCCGCGTGGTGTTACCTCAGCGAGCAGACGCCCGAGGAGGTCTACTTTCTCAAGTTCTACGACAGCGAGGCCCTGGTGCGCAGGGGGAAAGGGCAGGACGACATTCAGTTGTTGTGTCCGCATAGTGCCTTTCAGGTCGAGGGggcggagacggcgccgactcGGAGGAGCTGTGAGTTGAGAGTGTGGTGTATATGGTGA
- a CDS encoding Putative glycosyl transferase, family 1, Glycosyltransferase subfamily 4-like protein yields MDAPLLPMSYGTLPRYPARDNSVFPSSLRGKRILLCTESFGPVNGVSRTTLMLVEHLRSHGALVAVVAPYIHTRHNTFAPSSSSSSSSSSSSAAGDHSDSNIEVRLQGYPLPFNPELSVVYPVRVSALFARTFGADTPPDLIYLASPASLGFQVMLQLQQQPRARRVPVICNFQTDLAGYCAILFPHPFSTVAVFAFAMVQSFLFRHDSVKTVFYPSRFVRKYLEAQGVQGSKLEVLRRGVKTEVFRPEMRSPALRKLIAPDGEIILLCVSRVAGEKGFDFLAKAVKELDARGLRFKLYVVGGNRNPDVERQVHAMFDPLRAQGKVLFAGFKTGEDLATAYASGDIFLHCSVTETFGLVVLESMASGVPVVARDEGGPSDIIDDGHCGYLVPPDDLETFVDKVMYLSKDHSCRERMAVRAREMACEATWEKINNQVAWRMADTIEEREREIAQLVHQRTSIAMQTSQTVSIHRWLLMGGAIRDVVVGRLVDAKLAGGLGVVMTFWFFTGLYLAFTETVLWFKGKLPRLWSQRTVA; encoded by the coding sequence ATGGACGCGCCTCTCCTGCCCATGAGCTACGGCACCCTGCCGCGATATCCCGCCCGCGACAACTCCGTCTTCCCTTCATCGCTGCGCGGGAAACGCATCCTCCTCTGCACCGAGTCCTTCGGTCCCGTCAACGGTGTCAGCCGGACGACCTTAATGCTCGTCGAGCACCTGCGATCCCatggcgccctcgtcgccgttgtcgcccCTTACATCCACACCCGGCACAACACCTtcgccccgtcgtcgtcgtcgtcgtcgtcgtcgtcgtcgtcgtcggcggccggggacCACAGTGATAGCAACATCGAGGTGCGCCTCCAGGGCTACCCTCTGCCCTTCAACCCGGAGCTGTCCGTCGTCTACCCCGTGCGCGTGTCGGCCCTCTTCGCGAGAACCTTTGGCGCCGACACACCGCCCGATCTCATCTACCTtgcctcgccggcgtccctGGGCTTCCAGGTCatgctccagctccagcagcagccgagggcgaggcgggtGCCCGTCATCTGCAACTTTCAGACCGACCTCGCCGGATACTGcgccatcctcttcccgCACCCTTtcagcaccgtcgccgtcttcgccttcgccatGGTCCAGAGCTTCCTGTTCCGCCACGACTCCGTCAAGACCGTCTTCTACCCGTCGCGCTTCGTGCGCAAGTacctcgaggcccagggTGTGCAGGGCTCCAAGCTCGAGGTCTTGCGCCGCGGCGTCAAGACGGAGGTGTTCCGGCCAGAGATGCGCAGCCCGGCGCTGCGGAAGCTCATCGCCCCCGACGGCGAGATCATCCTGCTGTGCGTGTCGAGGGTGGCGGGCGAGAAGGGCTTCGACTTCctggccaaggccgtcaaggagctGGACGCAAGGGGCCTCCGCTTCAAGCTCTATGTCGTAGGAGGGAACCGGAACCCCGATGTCGAGCGCCAGGTGCACGCCATGTTTGACCCTCTGCGAGCGCAAGGTAAGGTCCTCTTCGCGGGGTTCAAAACGGGGGAGGACCTCGCCACGGCCTACGCCTCGGGCGATATCTTCCTCCACTGCTCCGTCACAGAGACCttcgggctcgtcgtcctggAGTCCATGGCCAGCGGTGTGCCGGTCGTGGCCCGGGACGAGGGCGGGCCGAGCGATATTATTGATGACGGACACTGCGGCTACCTGGTCCCgcccgacgacctcgagaccttcgtcgacaaggtcatGTACCTGTCCAAAGACCACAGCTGCCGGGAAAGAATGGCCGTCCGAGCCCGGGAGATGGCTTGCGAGGCGACCTGGGAAAAGATCAACAACCAGGTCGCGTGGAGGATGGCCGACACCATCgaggagcgggagcgggagatTGCCCAACTCGTTCACCAGCGGACGTCCATCGCCATGCAGACGAGCCAAACAGTGTCCATCCATCGCTGGTTGCTCATGGGCGGCGCCATccgcgacgtcgtcgtgggcCGGCTTGTGGATGCCAAGCTGGCTGGCGGCCTCGGGGTCGTCATGACTTTCTGGTTCTTCACGGGGCTGTACCTAGCGTTTACCGAAACGGTTCTCTGGTTCAAGGGGAAGCTACCACGACTCTGGAGCCAACGGACAGTTGCATAA